AAACTCGCCCTCTTTTGTCACTAGCTCGCTAAAATTTGCCGCTAAATTTTTGACATTTACGCCGCTACTTGCAGGATTTAGCGTGTTTTTGCCAAGTCGTTCATAAAACTCGCCAAAGCCACTTTCATTTAAAATTTCATATACGCCTTTGCAGCCAACGCAACAAAACTTAAGCCCGCCTCTAGCTTCTATCATCGCGCTTTCATCAAAGCTTTGCTTGCAGTGAGCGCACCTACACTTCACGGGCGCTTCTTTTTAAGCTGGTCTAAATAGCCATATATCGTGATCTTTGAGACGTTTAGCTTGGCTGCTACGACCTCGATAGCGCCCTTTATGTTAAAAATGCCCTTTTCGTTCATAAAGCCCACGAGCTCTAGCTTTTGCTCCTTTTTGAGCTTTTTGCCCTCGTTTTTGGCGATGATCTTGTCGATCAAATTTAAAACTATCTGCATCACGTCGTCGTTTTGCTCGCTATTTGGCTCATTTTCACTCGTTTTTAAGAAATTTCCAGCCATTTCAAAAAGGCTCTTTGCCACGCTAGCATCGACATTTACGCATATCGCCCCGATGATCTCGCCGTGCTCGTCTCTGATAAATGCAGTTGAAGACTTCACCAGCTTTTCATCCTTGGTAAAAAAGTAGTTTGCCACGTAGTCGTCTTTGAAATTTTTACTGTTTAAGACCTCCATTACAAGGTGGTCAAAGCTTTGTCCGACCTTTCTGCCAGTAACGTCGCCAGCTACATAAACGACTGAGCGCTGCGGGTGCGAGAGATCGTGTAGGACGACTTCGCAGGCAAATGGCGAGCTTTTTTGTATGAGATTTGCCGTTGGGATAAATGCCTTTAATATAGGATGCATAAGGCGCCTTTTGTTTTTGTTTAAGTTTAGCCAAAATATTTTTAAATTTTCGATAAGAAAAATATAATTTTTTATGAAAATTTGTGAAATTTAAGCAAAAATAATAATTTTTTATCTATAATCCTTTAAATTTTTAAGGAGAAAATATGAAAATTTACGAGACCGAAATTTCAAAAAAGAAAAAGGCTCACTACTCTTTGGCTACCGAGCACAACGGCATCCTCTACATCTCAGGTCAGCTTAGTATGGACCCAGAGACTAGGCAGATCCCAGAGGGGCTAAAAGCTCAAACAAGGCAGGCTTTAAAAAACCTTGATAACGTGCTAAAGCTGGCAAATGCGACAAGAAACGACATATTGATGTGCCGCATCTATACGCCAGATATCGACTTTTGGGACGAGATAGATGACGAGTACGCGCTATTTTTTGGTGATCACAAGCCAGCTCGCGTCGTAGTGCCGACAAACAAACTTCACTTTGGCTGCCTGCTAGAGATCGAAGCTACAGCGATACTTGATAGAAAAATTTAAAAGGAGCAAAAATGC
Above is a window of Campylobacter concisus DNA encoding:
- a CDS encoding RidA family protein, with protein sequence MKIYETEISKKKKAHYSLATEHNGILYISGQLSMDPETRQIPEGLKAQTRQALKNLDNVLKLANATRNDILMCRIYTPDIDFWDEIDDEYALFFGDHKPARVVVPTNKLHFGCLLEIEATAILDRKI
- a CDS encoding helix-turn-helix transcriptional regulator; this translates as MHPILKAFIPTANLIQKSSPFACEVVLHDLSHPQRSVVYVAGDVTGRKVGQSFDHLVMEVLNSKNFKDDYVANYFFTKDEKLVKSSTAFIRDEHGEIIGAICVNVDASVAKSLFEMAGNFLKTSENEPNSEQNDDVMQIVLNLIDKIIAKNEGKKLKKEQKLELVGFMNEKGIFNIKGAIEVVAAKLNVSKITIYGYLDQLKKKRP